Proteins from a single region of Segatella copri:
- a CDS encoding alkaline phosphatase family protein codes for MKKILLLLISFLAPFSVSLAQEHRTVIISLDGCRWDYPEMYDTPFLDNLAQDGVKAIMQPSFPSVTFPNHYTLATGLVPDHHGIIANKFLDKKSGLVFSLGDKTTKMDPRFWGGEPVWITAKRQGKRVGVVYWPGSDVAIQGTYPDIYYNYEQKPLLTYVERIAEIERMLKMPEDKRPQLIMAYFDEPDHSGHTYGPESRQTRMQVETLDCLLGQLWKDIQKMPDGKNVNLIVTADHGMDRNSNERIINLTHYLDKSWYKNIAMGFPTMIYTNKGCENKILKALSKVPHIRAWRKSEMPAYLNYGTNENIADIVVTTDIGWVPSDKNEVLAGNHGFDPTYSDMHVLFRAAGPDFKKGYVKDKVFKNVDVYPLLNYLLSIKPAANDGNLSEVKDLLK; via the coding sequence ATGAAAAAAATATTATTATTATTGATTTCTTTCCTGGCTCCCTTTTCTGTAAGTCTGGCACAGGAACATCGAACCGTGATAATTTCCTTAGACGGATGCCGTTGGGATTATCCCGAGATGTATGATACGCCTTTTCTTGACAATTTGGCACAGGATGGAGTAAAAGCTATTATGCAGCCTTCGTTTCCATCTGTTACGTTCCCTAACCATTATACTCTGGCAACGGGCTTGGTTCCTGATCATCATGGAATTATAGCCAATAAATTTCTTGATAAAAAGAGTGGACTGGTGTTTAGTTTAGGTGATAAAACAACAAAAATGGATCCCCGCTTCTGGGGAGGTGAACCTGTTTGGATTACCGCCAAACGACAGGGAAAGCGGGTAGGCGTGGTTTATTGGCCTGGCTCAGATGTTGCCATACAGGGCACTTATCCTGATATCTATTATAATTATGAGCAGAAACCGTTGCTGACTTATGTTGAGCGAATAGCAGAAATAGAGCGGATGCTCAAAATGCCGGAAGATAAGCGCCCACAGCTTATCATGGCTTATTTTGATGAGCCTGACCATTCAGGTCATACTTATGGTCCTGAGAGTAGGCAAACCCGTATGCAAGTAGAGACCTTAGATTGCCTTCTCGGACAGTTATGGAAAGATATCCAGAAGATGCCCGATGGTAAAAATGTGAACCTGATTGTGACAGCAGACCATGGTATGGACCGTAACTCGAATGAACGTATCATAAATCTGACCCATTATTTGGATAAGTCATGGTACAAAAACATAGCAATGGGATTTCCTACGATGATATATACCAATAAGGGATGTGAAAATAAAATACTGAAAGCTCTTTCTAAGGTACCTCATATTAGAGCATGGCGTAAATCAGAAATGCCTGCCTATTTAAATTATGGTACAAATGAGAACATTGCCGACATTGTTGTTACTACAGACATAGGTTGGGTACCCAGTGATAAGAATGAGGTCTTAGCCGGAAATCATGGCTTTGATCCAACTTATAGCGATATGCATGTCCTATTCCGTGCAGCTGGCCCTGATTTTAAAAAAGGATATGTTAAGGATAAAGTCTTTAAAAACGTAGATGTTTATCCTTTGCTTAATTATCTCCTTTCAATCAAACCTGCTGCCAATGATGGTAATTTGTCAGAGGTCAAAGATTTGTTGAAATAA
- a CDS encoding epoxyqueuosine reductase QueH, protein MKIPVEEQYKYVKLTLPDGSKAEGQAVLLHACCAPCSAAIVECMLRNGMKPTVYFSNSNIYPQQEYDVRKHELKRFLEAQNVPYVEDEYDHQEWLSVIKGLEDEPERGGRCSVCFQFRLSHAAKYAQEHGFHLLTTTLASSRWKNIRQIDTAGHLAVEAYPDVEWWDMNWRKGGLQNRRGELLRINEFYNQLYCGCEFSMR, encoded by the coding sequence ATGAAGATTCCTGTAGAAGAACAATATAAATACGTAAAACTTACTCTCCCGGATGGAAGCAAGGCTGAAGGTCAAGCTGTCTTGTTGCATGCTTGTTGTGCACCTTGTTCGGCGGCTATCGTAGAATGTATGCTTCGTAATGGTATGAAGCCTACTGTATATTTCAGTAATAGCAATATCTATCCTCAGCAGGAGTATGATGTCCGTAAACATGAACTGAAACGATTTCTGGAAGCCCAGAATGTACCTTATGTAGAGGATGAGTATGATCATCAGGAGTGGCTTTCTGTTATTAAGGGTTTAGAGGATGAGCCCGAGCGTGGCGGCCGTTGTTCTGTCTGCTTTCAGTTCCGCCTCTCTCATGCAGCCAAGTATGCGCAGGAGCATGGATTTCATCTTCTCACTACCACGTTGGCATCTTCGCGCTGGAAGAATATCAGGCAGATAGATACTGCCGGTCATCTTGCCGTTGAGGCTTATCCTGATGTAGAATGGTGGGATATGAATTGGCGGAAGGGCGGTTTACAGAATCGCCGAGGTGAACTCTTGAGAATCAATGAATTCTATAATCAGTTATATTGTGGTTGCGAATTCAGTATGAGATAA
- a CDS encoding formate--tetrahydrofolate ligase, with protein MLTDIEIAKSVKLRPINEVAAELGIHEDQVENYGRYIAKITTDRIDRNKFKNHHLILVTAISPTKAGNGKTTVSVGLALGMQKIGKKAVVALREPSLGPCFGMKGGAAGGGYAQVLPMDKINLHFTGDFHAITEANNMIAALLDNYRFQHEAEGFKLKKILWRRVMDVNDRGLRRIITGIGDKNGIETETGFDITPASEIMAIMCFATSIDDLHRRIDNILLGITEDDKPFTVKDMGVGGSIVALLLDALKPNLVQTTEGTPAFVHCGPFANIAHGCNSVMATAAALEYGDYAITEAGFGADLGAEKFYDIKCRKTGFQPDLTVLVVTLQALKMHGGVALEDIKKPNIAGMEAGYWNLDKHVKNLQSFGQTVVIAFNKFATDTDEEIEVLRKHCEEMGCGFAVNSAFAEGGNGAIELANLVVKTIDERPSAPLYFAYDDNDSVEEKIEKVAFNLYGAGSVTLSDSAKAMIEEIKKLGAEKFPICIAKTQYSFSTDAKAYGPTEGFELHVRDITVNMGAEMIVVIAGPIMRMPGLPKSPQAERIDVVNGEIIGLS; from the coding sequence ATGTTAACAGATATTGAAATAGCTAAATCAGTAAAATTGCGCCCTATCAATGAAGTGGCAGCAGAACTTGGAATTCACGAAGACCAAGTGGAAAACTACGGCCGTTACATCGCTAAGATTACTACGGACAGAATTGACAGAAACAAGTTTAAGAACCATCATCTCATCCTCGTTACCGCTATCAGTCCTACCAAGGCTGGTAATGGCAAGACCACCGTATCCGTAGGTCTCGCCCTGGGTATGCAGAAGATTGGCAAGAAGGCCGTAGTGGCTCTTCGCGAACCATCTCTGGGTCCTTGCTTCGGCATGAAGGGTGGTGCTGCAGGTGGCGGTTACGCCCAGGTTTTGCCTATGGATAAGATTAATCTCCATTTCACTGGCGATTTCCATGCCATTACAGAGGCCAACAACATGATTGCTGCCCTCCTGGATAACTACCGTTTCCAGCACGAGGCAGAGGGTTTCAAGTTGAAGAAGATTCTCTGGCGTCGCGTGATGGACGTAAACGACCGTGGTCTCCGCCGCATCATCACCGGTATCGGCGATAAGAACGGCATCGAGACAGAGACTGGTTTCGATATCACTCCTGCTTCTGAAATCATGGCTATCATGTGTTTTGCAACAAGCATCGATGATCTTCATCGCCGTATAGATAACATCCTCTTGGGCATCACCGAAGATGACAAGCCATTTACCGTAAAGGATATGGGTGTAGGTGGCAGTATCGTTGCTCTCCTCCTCGATGCTTTGAAGCCAAATCTGGTTCAGACAACAGAGGGTACACCGGCATTTGTTCATTGCGGTCCTTTTGCCAACATTGCTCATGGCTGCAATTCCGTCATGGCTACTGCTGCTGCTCTTGAGTATGGCGACTATGCCATTACAGAGGCAGGATTCGGTGCAGATCTCGGTGCAGAGAAGTTCTATGACATCAAATGCCGCAAAACAGGTTTTCAACCAGACCTCACTGTTCTCGTTGTTACCCTCCAGGCGTTGAAGATGCATGGTGGAGTAGCTCTGGAAGATATCAAGAAGCCAAACATAGCAGGAATGGAAGCCGGTTATTGGAACCTCGACAAGCACGTAAAGAACCTGCAGAGCTTTGGTCAGACTGTAGTGATTGCATTCAACAAGTTTGCAACCGATACAGATGAAGAAATTGAAGTATTGCGCAAGCATTGCGAGGAGATGGGTTGCGGTTTCGCCGTAAACAGCGCCTTTGCCGAAGGCGGAAACGGAGCTATTGAACTTGCCAACCTCGTAGTGAAGACCATTGATGAGCGTCCATCAGCCCCTCTCTATTTTGCTTACGATGATAACGATAGCGTTGAGGAGAAGATAGAAAAGGTTGCATTCAATCTTTACGGAGCAGGCAGCGTGACATTGAGCGATTCTGCCAAGGCGATGATTGAAGAGATCAAGAAGCTGGGTGCTGAAAAGTTCCCTATCTGTATTGCCAAGACTCAGTACAGTTTCTCTACCGATGCCAAGGCATACGGTCCTACAGAAGGTTTCGAACTCCACGTTCGCGACATCACCGTAAATATGGGTGCCGAGATGATTGTAGTCATCGCTGGTCCTATCATGCGTATGCCGGGCTTACCAAAGAGTCCACAGGCTGAGCGCATTGATGTAGTAAACGGTGAGATTATTGGTCTTTCTTAA
- a CDS encoding IS1182 family transposase: MAKIQIKSETRHELSFFPNSFDDYVPKDSKVRMVDRIVRSMDINPLMDTYDGIGAPPYSPKMLLSLVVFAYINGIYSCRGIADALKYDVRYMWICGGKQLSFATINRFRSHHMIKCIDFYFDAVVSILVEKGVISLEEQYVDGTKIESKANKYTFVWKKTVEKNRAKLLEKTSAALAQIKEQIRLNGGSDIKEEDSEPATFAKDVERSARLCERQVKNLPKAKLTGREKQKLNTQIDHLFKASDKLREYEKSLDILGERNCYSKTDPDATFMRLKEDAMNNGQTKPAYNLQIATENQYWTNFALYPNPTDTLTFKPFLDKYKKRYGKQSKSVTADSGYGSEENYEYLEMEEMVGYVKYNWFHKEQHKPFKEDAFNQANFYYNRDDDYYVCPMGQHMEPCGQRQTKSASGYVSVITLYRAQRCDGCPLGSLCKKSKGNRTIYVNHKLNAYKKEAFLLLTSEEGLKHRSQRPIEPEAVFGQMKADMHYKRFRHFGMDKVYMDLGLFGMGFNLKKYLGIKR, from the coding sequence ATGGCAAAGATACAAATAAAATCTGAAACTCGGCACGAATTGAGCTTTTTTCCTAACTCTTTCGATGATTATGTGCCAAAAGACAGCAAAGTTCGTATGGTGGATCGTATTGTTCGCAGTATGGACATCAACCCTCTCATGGATACCTATGATGGGATTGGTGCTCCTCCTTATAGTCCGAAGATGCTTCTAAGTTTAGTTGTTTTTGCCTATATCAATGGCATTTATTCCTGTCGTGGCATAGCGGACGCACTTAAATACGATGTTCGCTATATGTGGATTTGTGGAGGTAAGCAATTATCTTTCGCAACAATCAACCGCTTTAGATCCCATCATATGATTAAATGCATCGACTTTTATTTTGATGCAGTCGTCTCCATATTGGTTGAAAAGGGCGTGATTAGTCTGGAGGAACAATATGTTGATGGTACTAAGATAGAGTCGAAAGCAAACAAGTACACGTTTGTATGGAAGAAGACTGTGGAAAAGAACAGGGCTAAGCTCTTGGAAAAGACCTCTGCTGCATTGGCTCAGATAAAAGAACAAATTCGCCTGAATGGCGGGAGTGACATTAAGGAAGAAGACAGCGAGCCAGCCACTTTCGCCAAGGATGTAGAGAGAAGTGCACGTTTGTGTGAGAGGCAAGTGAAGAACCTTCCTAAGGCAAAGCTTACAGGAAGAGAGAAGCAAAAGCTAAATACTCAGATAGATCACTTGTTCAAAGCCTCGGACAAACTGCGCGAGTATGAAAAATCACTGGATATACTGGGCGAGAGAAACTGTTACTCCAAGACTGATCCTGATGCGACCTTCATGCGCCTCAAGGAAGATGCCATGAACAATGGGCAGACAAAGCCTGCCTATAACCTTCAAATTGCGACAGAGAATCAATATTGGACGAATTTCGCCCTTTATCCCAATCCAACAGACACCCTGACCTTCAAGCCTTTTTTGGATAAGTACAAGAAAAGATATGGAAAGCAATCCAAGAGCGTCACCGCAGACTCAGGGTATGGCTCGGAGGAGAACTACGAGTACCTAGAGATGGAAGAAATGGTGGGTTATGTAAAGTACAACTGGTTTCACAAGGAACAGCATAAGCCTTTCAAGGAGGATGCCTTCAACCAAGCGAACTTCTACTACAACAGGGATGATGACTATTATGTCTGCCCCATGGGACAACACATGGAACCTTGTGGACAACGGCAAACGAAAAGTGCCTCCGGCTATGTGTCTGTCATTACATTATATAGAGCACAACGATGTGATGGATGTCCGCTTGGAAGTCTCTGCAAGAAATCCAAAGGCAACAGAACCATATATGTCAACCATAAACTGAATGCATATAAAAAGGAAGCCTTCCTGCTACTAACGTCTGAAGAGGGCTTGAAACACAGAAGCCAGCGACCGATAGAGCCGGAAGCTGTATTTGGGCAGATGAAGGCAGATATGCATTATAAGCGATTCAGGCATTTTGGAATGGACAAGGTTTACATGGATCTAGGATTGTTCGGAATGGGATTCAATTTGAAGAAATATTTGGGTATAAAACGATAA
- a CDS encoding metallophosphoesterase → MKKVLKKILRSIFYIVVMSVLAFLPDFWLWHIGVSEWPLPLAILWWVPSLLLVLAEVGLQMGFFHKLSVRVLFTTILFSAFPKVVFILFDAFLPWFFALIPALGVMGWFAFGFIEGWKRLELKHITFTSPDLPPYFDGYRLVQITDFHLGSFPPGNDFVQKVVDATNNEEPDMILFTGDLVNNQASEVEPYLDTLGQLHAPDGIYSIWGNHDYCEYGNNHSIGALKRNRRMLYGYQESLGWHQLMNEHHVVSHGMASIAVIGVENPGQPPFTNRSNLKKAMKGLNPDMFKILLSHDPHHWRREVVGKKIQLTLAGHTHAGQLKIGKWTPARMAFKEWGGAYRIGEQMLYVSSGIGGSFPFRLGAWPELTVITLKRDL, encoded by the coding sequence ATGAAGAAGGTATTAAAAAAGATATTAAGATCCATATTCTATATAGTAGTCATGTCGGTTCTGGCATTCCTGCCCGACTTTTGGCTTTGGCACATCGGGGTGAGTGAGTGGCCTTTGCCGCTAGCCATCTTATGGTGGGTTCCCTCGTTGTTACTTGTTCTTGCCGAAGTGGGGTTGCAGATGGGGTTCTTCCATAAGTTGTCAGTCCGTGTACTCTTTACTACCATACTTTTCTCGGCATTCCCTAAGGTTGTCTTCATCCTGTTCGATGCATTTCTTCCTTGGTTCTTTGCTCTGATTCCTGCTTTGGGTGTAATGGGGTGGTTTGCCTTCGGCTTTATAGAGGGTTGGAAGCGGTTAGAACTGAAACATATCACCTTTACCTCGCCCGACTTGCCACCTTATTTTGATGGTTACCGTCTGGTACAGATTACCGACTTTCATCTCGGTTCGTTTCCTCCGGGCAATGATTTCGTGCAGAAGGTGGTGGATGCGACCAACAATGAAGAACCCGATATGATTCTCTTTACGGGCGATCTGGTCAATAACCAAGCCAGCGAAGTGGAGCCTTATCTGGATACGCTGGGGCAGCTTCATGCGCCAGATGGCATCTATTCTATCTGGGGAAATCATGATTATTGTGAATATGGCAACAATCATTCTATTGGCGCTTTGAAGAGAAACCGCCGTATGCTCTATGGTTATCAGGAAAGTCTGGGGTGGCATCAGCTGATGAACGAACATCATGTGGTGAGTCATGGTATGGCATCTATCGCTGTAATAGGCGTAGAGAATCCCGGTCAGCCTCCTTTCACCAATCGCAGTAATCTGAAGAAAGCGATGAAGGGGTTGAATCCAGATATGTTTAAAATCCTCTTGAGTCATGATCCTCACCATTGGCGCAGAGAAGTAGTTGGTAAGAAGATACAACTTACTCTGGCGGGACATACGCATGCCGGACAATTGAAAATAGGTAAATGGACGCCTGCCCGCATGGCTTTCAAAGAGTGGGGCGGAGCTTACCGCATTGGTGAGCAGATGCTCTATGTATCATCGGGTATTGGTGGTTCTTTCCCTTTCCGCCTAGGCGCATGGCCTGAACTGACAGTTATTACGCTGAAACGTGATTTATAG
- a CDS encoding TonB-dependent receptor: protein MQKRLQLLLALLAFMVTSAMAQITTSGISGKISSNGETVIGATVTATHQPSGTVYRAVTNVDGRYTIQGMRPGGPYKVSISYIGYKDKVFNNVSLNLGESQNLSCSLQEDAKQLQEVVVSGKAGLNGTKTGAAMSINAQQIADMPSISHSIADVARLNPQLTTNGQSGSMSFAGMNNRYNSFQIDGVMNNDVFGLTANGSNGGQAGSQPVSMETIDQIQVNIAPFDVRQGGFTGGAINAVTKSGTNDFHGSGYFYGNNQDLVGRHYKNMDGTYAQPYDDEKETLFGFTLGGPIIKNKLFFFANYENSEKSYPTQYTIDSPDVKFNPDLARDLMSKIYDLANRQGYDYATSWADKDKNVKSQKAGLKLDWNINEFNKFSVRWSYVDAKQTLGLGGIATLNTTDHLYDFKSKTHSFAAELQSRISPNLSNEARVSYVRVRDERTSGKPAPSITIYKVGNGTMNIGNEYSSMANGLNQDIYTLEDNFTWFKGNHTLTFGTHNELYKFSNLFLQNLYGCYYFDTPDDFLNYYKGCGADGFGGDGKYIKNFYFTQANVEVTGNPRWAPEFSAAQLGFYVQDKWDVTDSFQLTYGLRMDMPLFFDTPTENAKFNEWAAGKGYGFKTNQKLASTPMWSPRVGFRWDIEKNRKYILRGGIGVFTGRIPFVWLSNNFTNTGVQTSSYSAKNNSDVQLIMDPNKQTQNADKLKALGSQLINVFDKDFKFTQSMRVNLGFDFNLLGIDWTAEGIFSKSLNDVYYKNLAYEETGKTLSQTSYMNWDNRPLYTKVADAKSFNNIYAMYNTSKGYSYSLSLSAAKHFAFGLDLNASYTFTHSESVSSMTSSVAQSNWRNTHTYRFSNNPELANSAYNVPHTVKASAFYHFNWGTNKLFTTTVGLIYQGQSGSPYSLVYSGDINGDNGTSNDLIFIPTDAQVDQMQFLGTDAYTAEQQRANLKQWLATTDYVKDHRGEYFERYGANLPFESHFDFHFGQKFGIRTGKYVHALELTLDIMNVANLLNKDWGRTFSSGYNSEIISPITYKGDGVFQFANSSDMPLKYPSSYYSRWRGQVGLKYTF from the coding sequence ATGCAGAAAAGATTGCAACTACTTCTGGCTTTGCTCGCCTTCATGGTGACTTCGGCAATGGCTCAGATTACCACTTCAGGCATTAGTGGTAAAATTTCTTCCAATGGCGAAACCGTTATTGGGGCTACTGTTACTGCTACACACCAGCCATCTGGTACTGTGTATCGTGCTGTAACAAATGTAGATGGTCGCTATACTATTCAGGGTATGCGTCCAGGTGGTCCTTACAAGGTAAGTATCTCTTATATCGGATATAAGGACAAGGTTTTCAACAATGTCAGTCTGAACTTGGGTGAAAGCCAAAATCTCTCTTGCTCTCTTCAGGAAGATGCCAAGCAGCTTCAGGAGGTTGTTGTTTCGGGTAAGGCTGGTCTGAATGGTACGAAGACCGGTGCGGCCATGAGTATCAATGCTCAGCAGATAGCTGATATGCCTTCTATCTCGCACAGTATTGCGGATGTGGCTCGCCTGAATCCACAGCTTACTACAAACGGACAGTCTGGCTCTATGTCATTCGCCGGTATGAACAACCGTTATAATTCATTCCAGATTGATGGTGTGATGAATAACGACGTGTTCGGTCTTACTGCTAATGGCAGTAATGGTGGTCAGGCAGGATCTCAGCCTGTTTCTATGGAGACTATTGACCAGATTCAGGTAAATATCGCTCCTTTCGATGTTCGCCAGGGTGGTTTTACCGGTGGTGCCATCAACGCGGTAACCAAGAGCGGTACCAATGACTTCCATGGAAGTGGCTATTTCTATGGGAACAACCAGGATTTGGTAGGTCGTCATTATAAGAATATGGATGGTACCTATGCTCAGCCTTATGATGATGAGAAGGAAACTTTGTTCGGATTTACGCTCGGTGGTCCAATTATCAAGAACAAACTCTTCTTCTTCGCAAACTATGAGAATTCAGAAAAGTCGTACCCAACTCAGTATACCATCGATTCTCCAGATGTTAAGTTTAATCCGGATTTGGCTAGGGACTTGATGTCTAAGATTTATGACTTGGCTAACCGTCAGGGTTATGATTATGCAACTTCATGGGCAGATAAAGATAAGAACGTGAAGAGCCAGAAAGCTGGTTTGAAGTTGGATTGGAATATCAACGAGTTCAACAAGTTCTCTGTACGTTGGAGTTATGTTGATGCTAAGCAGACGCTTGGTCTGGGTGGTATTGCTACATTGAATACTACCGATCACTTGTATGATTTCAAATCTAAAACTCATTCTTTCGCCGCAGAGTTGCAGAGCCGCATCTCACCAAACCTGAGCAATGAGGCACGCGTATCTTACGTTCGTGTTCGTGATGAGCGTACTTCTGGTAAGCCAGCGCCCTCTATCACTATCTATAAGGTAGGAAATGGTACCATGAATATCGGTAATGAATATTCCTCAATGGCTAATGGATTGAATCAGGACATTTATACCCTCGAAGATAACTTTACATGGTTCAAGGGGAATCATACACTGACATTCGGTACACATAATGAGCTTTACAAGTTCTCTAACCTCTTCCTTCAGAATCTCTATGGATGCTATTATTTTGATACTCCAGACGACTTCCTAAATTATTATAAGGGTTGTGGAGCTGATGGTTTTGGAGGTGATGGTAAGTATATCAAGAACTTCTACTTCACACAGGCTAATGTTGAGGTGACTGGTAATCCTCGTTGGGCACCAGAGTTTAGTGCAGCTCAGCTGGGCTTTTATGTACAGGACAAGTGGGATGTGACAGACAGCTTCCAGCTCACCTATGGTCTCCGTATGGATATGCCTCTGTTCTTTGATACGCCTACCGAGAATGCTAAATTCAATGAGTGGGCAGCAGGTAAGGGATATGGTTTCAAAACCAATCAGAAACTTGCCAGTACACCAATGTGGAGCCCTCGTGTAGGTTTCCGTTGGGATATTGAGAAGAACCGCAAATATATCCTTCGTGGAGGTATCGGTGTATTCACTGGTCGTATTCCTTTCGTCTGGTTGAGCAACAACTTTACGAATACTGGTGTGCAGACATCTTCTTACTCTGCAAAAAATAATTCTGATGTGCAGCTCATCATGGATCCTAACAAGCAGACTCAGAATGCAGATAAACTGAAGGCTCTCGGTAGCCAGCTGATCAATGTGTTTGACAAGGATTTCAAGTTCACTCAGTCTATGCGTGTTAATCTTGGTTTCGATTTCAATCTCCTGGGTATCGACTGGACTGCTGAGGGTATCTTCAGCAAGAGTCTGAATGATGTTTATTACAAGAACTTGGCTTATGAGGAGACTGGTAAGACCTTGTCTCAGACCTCTTACATGAACTGGGATAACCGTCCTCTTTATACAAAGGTGGCAGATGCTAAGTCGTTTAACAACATCTATGCAATGTATAATACCAGCAAGGGCTACAGCTACAGCCTGTCTTTGTCTGCAGCTAAGCACTTTGCGTTCGGTCTTGATCTGAATGCATCTTATACATTCACTCACTCAGAGTCTGTAAGCAGTATGACCTCATCTGTTGCTCAGAGCAACTGGCGTAATACGCATACTTATCGCTTCTCAAACAACCCAGAGTTGGCTAATAGTGCTTATAATGTGCCTCATACAGTGAAGGCTTCTGCTTTCTATCACTTCAACTGGGGAACCAACAAGTTGTTTACCACTACAGTAGGTCTTATCTATCAGGGTCAGAGCGGTTCTCCTTACTCTCTCGTTTATAGTGGAGATATTAACGGAGATAATGGTACAAGTAATGACTTGATTTTCATCCCTACAGATGCGCAGGTAGACCAAATGCAGTTCTTGGGTACTGATGCTTATACTGCTGAGCAGCAGCGTGCTAATTTGAAGCAGTGGCTTGCTACTACAGACTATGTGAAGGATCATCGTGGTGAGTACTTCGAGCGTTATGGTGCTAACTTGCCGTTCGAAAGTCATTTCGATTTCCACTTCGGTCAGAAGTTTGGCATCCGTACAGGTAAGTATGTACATGCTTTGGAACTTACTTTGGATATCATGAACGTGGCTAACCTCCTGAACAAGGATTGGGGCCGTACCTTCAGTAGTGGTTATAACAGCGAGATTATTTCTCCTATCACGTACAAGGGTGATGGCGTGTTCCAGTTTGCTAACTCATCTGATATGCCTCTCAAGTATCCTAGCTCATACTACAGCCGCTGGCGTGGCCAGGTTGGTTTGAAGTATACATTCTAA
- a CDS encoding serine hydrolase domain-containing protein: MARRLRKKRIAIILLTFTAIVGWTTHSCVSRCTSASDKNKAADSLPKVHINDSISNALTEGKEYHEMDSVIERYLKRWEINGAQLVITRNDSLLYARGFGMADKERGIRMEPNMLMRFASVSKLITAVGIMKLQEMKKLKLNEKVFGEKGILRDTVYNNSIKDKRYYDITVEQLLRHQAGFNNYAGDPVSSTRYIMMQNHLKTPPDHPTLLKILLKRHLGYTPGEGKCYSNLGYMILSMIIEKKSGMKYENFIQKYVLHPAGCYDMHIAGTYLKDRRPNETKYYMHQGSIPVYEYNNSGRLVEKCYGDTDLPRLSGAGAWCGSAAELSRFIASIDGLPHVKDILSKKSIEFMTREQADHQYSIGWNYTPKSDKPWIRTGSLAGTSAIVLKYPDNQCWILITNTSTWKGHGFSNDTIAFFEKLRKKYMTNMPKKDLFL, translated from the coding sequence ATGGCACGACGACTAAGAAAAAAACGCATAGCAATCATATTGCTTACCTTTACAGCAATCGTAGGATGGACTACACACAGCTGTGTATCTCGCTGTACATCAGCATCAGACAAGAACAAGGCGGCAGATTCGCTCCCTAAGGTTCATATCAACGATTCCATCTCAAATGCCCTGACAGAGGGGAAGGAATATCATGAGATGGACTCGGTAATAGAAAGGTATCTCAAGAGATGGGAAATCAATGGAGCCCAACTCGTCATCACCCGCAACGACTCGCTACTCTATGCCCGCGGATTCGGAATGGCGGATAAGGAGCGAGGCATCAGAATGGAGCCTAACATGCTGATGCGCTTCGCCTCCGTATCGAAACTGATTACAGCCGTAGGTATCATGAAATTGCAGGAGATGAAGAAACTCAAGCTGAACGAGAAGGTGTTTGGCGAAAAGGGAATCCTGCGCGATACCGTTTACAACAACAGTATCAAGGACAAGCGATATTACGATATCACCGTAGAACAACTGCTGCGCCATCAGGCTGGTTTCAACAATTATGCCGGTGATCCTGTATCTTCCACCCGCTACATCATGATGCAGAACCATCTCAAAACGCCACCTGATCACCCTACCCTGCTCAAGATTCTCTTGAAGCGCCACTTGGGTTATACTCCTGGCGAAGGCAAATGCTACAGTAATCTGGGCTACATGATTCTCTCCATGATCATAGAGAAGAAGAGCGGAATGAAATATGAAAACTTCATACAGAAGTATGTGCTCCACCCTGCCGGCTGCTACGACATGCATATTGCGGGAACTTACTTAAAGGACCGCCGACCTAACGAGACGAAGTACTACATGCACCAGGGCAGCATCCCTGTATATGAATACAACAACAGTGGACGACTGGTGGAGAAATGCTATGGTGACACCGACCTTCCCCGCCTGTCGGGTGCAGGAGCCTGGTGTGGTTCGGCAGCCGAGTTGAGCCGTTTCATAGCCAGCATCGATGGTTTGCCACATGTCAAGGATATCCTCAGCAAGAAGAGTATCGAGTTTATGACGCGCGAGCAGGCTGACCACCAATACTCTATCGGTTGGAACTATACACCAAAGAGCGACAAACCATGGATTCGTACCGGTTCGCTGGCAGGCACATCAGCCATCGTCCTGAAATATCCGGATAACCAATGCTGGATTCTCATCACGAACACATCTACATGGAAAGGCCACGGCTTCTCTAACGATACTATAGCTTTCTTCGAGAAACTGAGAAAGAAATATATGACAAACATGCCAAAGAAAGACTTGTTCTTATAA